The proteins below come from a single Eubacterium limosum genomic window:
- the mnmA gene encoding tRNA 2-thiouridine(34) synthase MnmA, translating into MKIVVGMSGGVDSSVAALLLKQQGYDVIGVFMKNWEEKDEDGVCTATEDYEDVQRVCETIDIPYYTVNFTREYYDHVFAYFLDEYKKGRTPNPDVLCNKEIKFKRFLDYALGVVGGDVLATGHYAQKDVHEGKFRLIRAFDHNKDQTYFLCQLGQHQLENVMFPIGHLDKKEVREIAEKNNLITADKKDSTGICFIGERNFTKFLSQYLPAQPGEIRDLDGNIKGKHEGLMYYTLGQRRGLGIGGQGTGEPWFVVEKDLKDNVLYVVQGEKHPALYSRSLEATDTSWVAGEAPAREFSCTAKFRYRQPDQGVHVTVRDDGGLHVDFDKDQKAVTPGQEVVLYDGQVCLGGATIDSIEKI; encoded by the coding sequence ATGAAAATAGTAGTAGGTATGTCCGGCGGGGTGGACTCTTCCGTCGCGGCCCTGCTTTTAAAGCAGCAAGGGTATGATGTCATTGGCGTTTTTATGAAAAACTGGGAGGAAAAGGACGAAGACGGAGTCTGTACTGCCACTGAGGACTATGAAGATGTCCAGCGTGTGTGTGAGACCATTGATATTCCCTATTACACGGTAAACTTTACCAGGGAATATTACGACCATGTTTTTGCCTATTTTCTCGATGAATACAAAAAAGGCCGTACTCCGAATCCCGATGTTCTGTGCAACAAGGAAATTAAGTTCAAACGATTTTTAGATTACGCTCTGGGGGTGGTCGGCGGCGATGTGCTCGCAACCGGCCACTATGCCCAGAAGGATGTGCACGAAGGAAAATTCCGCCTGATCCGTGCCTTTGACCATAACAAGGACCAGACCTATTTCCTCTGCCAGCTTGGCCAGCATCAGCTGGAAAATGTCATGTTCCCCATCGGGCACCTCGACAAAAAGGAGGTCCGTGAGATTGCGGAAAAGAACAACCTCATCACTGCGGACAAAAAGGACAGCACGGGAATCTGTTTTATCGGGGAACGCAACTTCACCAAGTTCCTGAGCCAGTACCTGCCCGCCCAGCCCGGAGAAATCCGGGATCTCGACGGCAATATCAAGGGAAAGCACGAGGGCCTCATGTACTATACATTGGGTCAGCGCCGCGGCTTGGGTATTGGTGGACAGGGCACAGGCGAGCCCTGGTTTGTGGTGGAAAAGGACCTGAAGGACAATGTGCTCTACGTGGTTCAGGGTGAAAAGCATCCGGCTCTGTATTCCAGATCGCTGGAAGCCACAGATACCAGCTGGGTGGCCGGCGAAGCACCGGCCCGGGAGTTTTCCTGTACGGCCAAGTTCCGTTACCGGCAGCCCGATCAGGGCGTCCATGTCACGGTGAGGGACGATGGCGGACTGCATGTTGATTTCGATAAAGATCAGAAGGCTGTCACGCCGGGCCAGGAGGTCGTCCTCTATGACGGCCAGGTATGCCTGGGCGGGGCAACCATTGACAGCATTGAGAAAATTTAA
- a CDS encoding MFS transporter: MAEKVKPRVSQFIVTIFGLSELTALMVASLSTSYYSYFITNVLMVAPAVMGTILIFTRAFDIGTLLLSGVVEERMNPRWGKYRSWLLLMCPLAAVIGILQYSSAGGTQTVQLWISAVCYIVFFALFNFGRTAQLALLNALGATPEDRAMLSARKAQFAAVAGIVLNSTFMPLVLWFSGETKDATSFGFLAAVVIFQIVYLIPQMGLFKVSREYDKPEEKSVAVRKKLSAKEMAEQVFKNPPLMLMLVAETCKTVCNTLVLSMAVYYFRVVVNNLEFQPVFSTAISIAGFVGSLIAGQFIVKKLGKKNTYLIGFAAPAIALVCARLFGGQSDITFMTIMVIGWFFFTFIATPGPAMFADCVEYGKFKIGKEGRAFIMSLYTLPIKIGVLIAGGFSGYLLAAVGYSAEAAVTPQVVSGIFSAITLAPAAVLAVGFVCMLFYKLTEKRVREIMEVNRQNDGI, from the coding sequence ATGGCTGAAAAAGTTAAACCCAGAGTTTCTCAGTTTATCGTAACAATATTTGGTTTATCAGAACTGACGGCTTTAATGGTAGCAAGCCTATCGACAAGCTATTACTCATACTTTATCACGAATGTTTTGATGGTTGCACCGGCTGTAATGGGGACGATCCTGATTTTTACCAGAGCCTTTGACATTGGTACCCTGCTGCTGTCCGGTGTTGTGGAGGAGCGGATGAACCCGAGATGGGGGAAATACCGTTCCTGGCTCCTGCTGATGTGCCCCTTGGCGGCGGTCATCGGTATTTTACAGTATTCCAGCGCTGGCGGAACACAGACCGTCCAGCTCTGGATATCGGCAGTCTGCTATATTGTGTTCTTTGCGCTGTTCAATTTTGGGCGGACCGCGCAGCTGGCACTGCTCAACGCTCTTGGTGCCACCCCTGAGGACCGGGCCATGCTGTCTGCCAGAAAGGCACAGTTTGCGGCTGTGGCAGGCATTGTGCTCAATTCGACTTTCATGCCGCTGGTGCTGTGGTTTTCCGGCGAAACCAAGGATGCCACATCCTTTGGCTTTCTGGCAGCGGTCGTTATTTTTCAGATCGTATACCTGATTCCTCAGATGGGGCTGTTCAAGGTCTCCAGGGAATATGACAAGCCAGAGGAAAAATCGGTGGCGGTCAGGAAAAAGCTGTCGGCCAAAGAGATGGCTGAGCAGGTCTTTAAGAACCCGCCGCTCATGCTCATGCTGGTGGCGGAAACCTGCAAGACGGTGTGCAACACTCTGGTGCTGAGCATGGCAGTCTATTATTTCAGGGTTGTTGTCAATAATCTGGAATTTCAGCCGGTCTTTTCAACCGCGATCAGCATTGCGGGCTTTGTGGGCTCCTTGATTGCCGGCCAGTTCATTGTAAAAAAGCTGGGGAAGAAAAACACCTATCTCATCGGCTTTGCCGCGCCGGCCATCGCGCTGGTATGCGCCCGGCTGTTTGGCGGTCAGAGTGATATCACCTTTATGACAATCATGGTTATCGGCTGGTTCTTCTTTACCTTTATCGCGACGCCTGGCCCTGCCATGTTTGCGGACTGCGTCGAATATGGAAAATTTAAAATCGGTAAGGAAGGGCGTGCTTTCATCATGTCGCTCTACACATTGCCCATCAAAATTGGTGTCCTGATCGCAGGCGGATTTTCAGGCTATCTTTTAGCCGCTGTTGGTTATTCGGCGGAGGCTGCGGTAACCCCGCAGGTGGTTTCAGGAATATTCAGCGCCATCACACTGGCACCGGCCGCAGTACTGGCTGTTGGCTTCGTATGTATGCTTTTCTATAAACTGACAGAAAAGCGTGTCCGGGAAATTATGGAAGTGAACCGTCAGAATGACGGAATTTAA
- a CDS encoding HdeD family acid-resistance protein produces MNKENMRVKGIELLDRAYGKWWMMLLEGISLVVICGMTLFLPDVTLSFLVMVIGIYRVAMGVFYLIVGIANRVEYGVSNGFSFGRGIVDILVGAAFLLWPATIISFFVVLVGIWAIITGIVLLVMGGSSLGMGRIVKIVLGVLLIIFGIFTFINPVGQAVFFIVFLGIVLGILGFFFIIQSFSMKKSYKELKKLNEGFKDYDVH; encoded by the coding sequence GTGAATAAAGAAAACATGAGAGTTAAGGGCATCGAGCTTCTTGACCGCGCCTATGGCAAGTGGTGGATGATGCTCCTCGAGGGCATCAGCCTGGTTGTCATCTGCGGGATGACCCTCTTTTTGCCCGATGTAACCTTGTCTTTCCTCGTGATGGTCATCGGTATCTACCGTGTGGCCATGGGAGTTTTTTACCTGATTGTCGGTATCGCCAACCGGGTAGAGTACGGCGTCAGCAACGGCTTTAGCTTTGGGCGGGGCATTGTCGATATTTTAGTGGGGGCGGCATTTTTGCTCTGGCCCGCCACCATCATATCTTTCTTTGTCGTGCTTGTGGGCATCTGGGCCATCATCACCGGCATTGTGCTGCTGGTCATGGGCGGAAGCTCTCTGGGCATGGGCCGGATTGTAAAAATTGTGCTCGGCGTGCTTCTGATTATTTTTGGTATTTTTACATTTATTAACCCTGTTGGGCAGGCAGTGTTTTTCATTGTCTTCCTTGGAATTGTGCTGGGGATTCTTGGGTTTTTCTTTATCATTCAGTCTTTCAGTATGAAAAAGAGCTATAAAGAGCTGAAAAAACTGAATGAAGGCTTCAAAGATTACGACGTGCATTAA
- a CDS encoding C-GCAxxG-C-C family protein produces MSINYVDVYNAYGSDQPADKREQYHMNCAEVLLRTGNSEYGLNLPEEAFKMMQGFGGGFNSGRTCGAFCGALAALSAMYGEERPSTQDKAKKASKLLVEEFEKEFGSLDCSYIKEHHRDEVKACDPVKQRAADVLARVVEKMNAEE; encoded by the coding sequence ATGTCAATTAACTATGTGGATGTTTACAACGCTTACGGCAGCGACCAGCCGGCAGACAAAAGAGAACAGTATCATATGAACTGTGCGGAGGTTCTGCTGCGCACCGGGAACTCAGAATATGGGCTAAACCTGCCTGAGGAAGCCTTTAAAATGATGCAGGGCTTTGGCGGCGGCTTTAACTCCGGCCGGACCTGCGGCGCATTCTGCGGCGCCCTGGCAGCCTTAAGCGCAATGTACGGCGAAGAGCGCCCCAGCACTCAGGACAAAGCAAAGAAGGCCTCCAAGCTTTTAGTCGAAGAATTTGAAAAAGAATTTGGCAGTCTGGATTGCAGCTACATCAAGGAACACCACCGTGATGAGGTAAAGGCCTGCGATCCTGTAAAACAACGTGCAGCCGATGTTCTTGCGCGTGTCGTTGAGAAAATGAACGCGGAGGAATAG
- a CDS encoding TetR/AcrR family transcriptional regulator, which produces MAEKKKNSSTRERIIENAKKHFYCDGYSKTRMQDIADDTGIALGSLSYHFKKKEAIVSSILKIFLERLYDHTLENAQKPLNALELHFYASIPYYENLLTEENTKRFYYEFTQAQSVHSTNYGGSELADFITEVYHQSLKDYHIFVDDAYANMAQKFGYGGRVQMVIDYVEGALGTVNIAEMANFLSSSREMLLGVPKAELDRIGQEAIAFNREVDFSNIMPLT; this is translated from the coding sequence ATGGCAGAGAAGAAAAAAAACAGCAGCACCCGTGAAAGGATTATTGAAAATGCCAAAAAGCACTTTTACTGTGACGGCTACAGTAAAACAAGAATGCAGGACATCGCGGATGATACAGGGATTGCTCTCGGCTCATTGTCCTACCATTTTAAGAAAAAGGAAGCGATTGTCTCCTCCATTCTGAAAATTTTTCTTGAACGCCTCTATGACCACACGTTGGAAAATGCCCAAAAACCCTTAAACGCCCTGGAGCTTCACTTCTACGCCAGTATCCCCTACTATGAAAACCTGCTGACCGAAGAAAACACAAAACGTTTTTATTATGAGTTCACCCAGGCCCAGTCTGTCCATTCGACCAACTACGGCGGCAGCGAGCTGGCTGACTTTATCACCGAGGTCTATCATCAGTCCCTCAAGGATTATCACATTTTTGTGGACGATGCTTATGCCAACATGGCGCAGAAGTTTGGCTACGGCGGCCGGGTGCAGATGGTTATTGACTATGTGGAAGGGGCCCTCGGCACAGTGAACATCGCGGAAATGGCCAATTTCCTGAGCTCCTCCCGGGAGATGCTGCTTGGGGTGCCAAAGGCGGAGCTTGACCGTATCGGACAGGAGGCCATCGCGTTTAACAGAGAGGTTGATTTTTCAAACATTATGCCTTTAACATAA
- a CDS encoding FprA family A-type flavoprotein — protein sequence MKTVQIKNDIYWVGVNDHETYLFEGMWPIDQDGVAYNAYIINDDKVAVVDTVKSFKQGEYIEKIKSIIGDKKVDYLIVNHMEPDHSSSIADLLAVYPDMQIIGNKKTFPIMKNFYNIDKNILEVADGDTLDLGHHELQFYMTPMVHWPESMVTYDATDKVLFSMDVFGSFGSTDGSIFDDENDVASYEDNTRRYYACIVGKVSGQAQKALQKLGPLDIQTICPSHGLIWRSNPGYIVDFYDRMSRYETEEGVVIAYGTMYGNTLHSAELLAGYLKDAGVKTVKLFDVSKTDISYIVSDMWKYTGLILGAPAYYGRIFPKMANLLYKVEEIGVKNHKVGFFTDFSWSNGADRYFNAFTEKAKADVVGDMVNVQGLADAEDEAKLKALADAMAAAIK from the coding sequence GTGAAAACAGTACAAATTAAAAACGACATTTACTGGGTCGGCGTCAACGACCATGAAACCTACCTGTTTGAGGGCATGTGGCCCATCGATCAGGACGGCGTGGCCTATAACGCCTATATCATCAACGACGACAAGGTCGCTGTTGTGGATACGGTAAAATCCTTTAAACAGGGCGAATATATCGAAAAGATCAAGTCCATTATCGGTGACAAGAAGGTTGATTACCTTATCGTTAACCATATGGAACCAGACCACTCCAGCTCCATTGCCGATCTGCTGGCCGTTTATCCGGATATGCAGATCATCGGCAACAAAAAAACCTTCCCGATCATGAAGAACTTCTACAATATTGATAAAAACATCCTGGAAGTCGCTGACGGCGATACCCTGGATCTGGGACATCACGAGCTGCAGTTCTACATGACGCCAATGGTTCACTGGCCGGAATCCATGGTCACCTACGACGCAACCGACAAGGTTCTGTTCTCAATGGACGTTTTTGGCAGCTTTGGCAGCACCGACGGCAGTATTTTTGACGATGAAAATGATGTGGCTTCCTATGAGGACAACACCAGACGCTACTATGCCTGCATTGTGGGCAAGGTCAGCGGGCAGGCTCAGAAAGCGCTGCAGAAACTGGGACCACTGGACATTCAGACCATCTGCCCGTCCCATGGCCTCATCTGGAGAAGCAATCCAGGCTACATTGTAGATTTCTACGACCGCATGAGCCGCTATGAAACGGAAGAGGGCGTTGTCATCGCCTATGGTACCATGTACGGCAATACGCTGCACTCCGCAGAGCTGCTGGCAGGCTACCTGAAGGATGCTGGCGTGAAGACTGTTAAATTATTCGATGTTTCCAAAACCGATATTTCCTACATTGTCAGCGACATGTGGAAATACACAGGCCTGATTTTGGGCGCGCCGGCTTATTACGGCCGCATTTTCCCGAAAATGGCCAACCTGTTATACAAGGTGGAAGAAATTGGCGTAAAGAACCACAAGGTGGGCTTCTTTACAGACTTTAGCTGGAGCAACGGAGCAGACCGTTACTTTAATGCATTTACAGAAAAGGCAAAGGCCGATGTGGTTGGCGACATGGTCAACGTACAGGGCCTGGCAGACGCAGAAGACGAAGCGAAGCTTAAGGCATTGGCAGATGCCATGGCCGCAGCCATCAAATAA